Below is a window of Mycobacteriales bacterium DNA.
CAGAAGATCAACGGGTAGGCGAAGACCAGCGGAAGCAGCAACAGGTAGTTGCGCGCGTGGATCGCGTCCGGGTGCTGCCAGAGCAGGAAGACCGGCGGGATGAACGCGGTGAAGGCGCTGAGCGCGGTCGACAGGTAGTAGCCGAACCCGCTCCAGAAGCACAGCCGCTGCCGCCAGGTCAGGCCCATCGTGCGAAAGCCCGAGTTGAGCATCAACGCCATCGAGCCCGCACACCAGCGGTACTGCTGCGAGACGAACGGCGGCAGCCCGTCCGGGCACAGCCCTTTCGCGAGGATGACCGGCACGTAGCGGACGGCGTACCCGGCGCGCATGAGCGCGACGCCGGTGTGGACGTCCTCCGAGTGCGCGATCTGCGCGAACCCGCCGGCGCGCACGAGGCCCTCGCGGCGGTAGAGCGCACAGGTTCCGACGCAGATCGGCGCGCCGATCGCGTCGCGCGACGGCTGCGTCCAGCGGTAGAACAGCTCTTGCACCGCCCCGGCGGACCGCTGCACCCAGCGGTCGTTGACGTGCGTGTCGAAGAACTGGGGGGACTGCACGATGCCGATCTCGGAGTCGTCGAGGTACGGCATCAGCTCGAGCAGGTACTCAGGACGGGGGGCGAAGTCCGCGTCCAGCACCGTGATGACTTCGCCGTCGGAGTTGGCGTAGCCGTAGGCCAGGTTGCCGGCCTTCTTCAGCCGCCCGCGGTCCGGCCGGCTCAGGTAGCGGAAGCCATAGCGGGTCGCGAGGTCGCGCACGATGCCGCGCCCGGAGTCGTCGAGCACGTACACCTCGACCAGGCCCGAATAGTCGAGAGCCGCGACGTGGCGGTAGGTGTTCTCGAGCACCTCGAGCGGCTCGCCCGCACTGGGAAGGAACACATCGACGGACGGGTAGTAGTCGGGTGCCCACAAAAGAACGCGCTCTT
It encodes the following:
- a CDS encoding glycosyltransferase, with product MPGRTASPQLVPTDVTDEQKYWYFGSQRRWFIVARFVAFIGLIISLSRFGFQDPHVSLMVVVVLGMTTVALVGVYCSTRPRRLSQTDHEERVLLWAPDYYPSVDVFLPSAGEPLEVLENTYRHVAALDYSGLVEVYVLDDSGRGIVRDLATRYGFRYLSRPDRGRLKKAGNLAYGYANSDGEVITVLDADFAPRPEYLLELMPYLDDSEIGIVQSPQFFDTHVNDRWVQRSAGAVQELFYRWTQPSRDAIGAPICVGTCALYRREGLVRAGGFAQIAHSEDVHTGVALMRAGYAVRYVPVILAKGLCPDGLPPFVSQQYRWCAGSMALMLNSGFRTMGLTWRQRLCFWSGFGYYLSTALSAFTAFIPPVFLLWQHPDAIHARNYLLLLPLVFAYPLIFWTYRGRWDFSVLRIQLAQYFSHAVAIWDTWRGDTSEWVATGAVGRSPLGMRIGWLMASWLAAVQVLLWTGIVRDLSTGAATIRSLYPMVIVAGFALYVQVPLIAEAVKHRPQLRLRTAA